A region from the Mycolicibacterium phlei genome encodes:
- the coaE gene encoding dephospho-CoA kinase: protein MLRIGLSGGIGAGKSTVSSTFHELGGIIVDGDVIAREVVEPGTEGLAKLVDAFGREILHPDGALNRPALAAIAFSDEEKRQTLNGIVHPLVAHRRSELIAAAAEDAVIVEDIPLLVESGMAPMFPLVVIVHADEELRVKRLIEYRGFTEADARARIAAQATEEQRRAVADVWLDNSGSAGQLVEAARELWHSRILPFAHNLHENRPARPTPALVPYDPTWPDQARRILARLNTACGHRAVRIDHIGSTAVPGMDAKDVIDVQVTVPSLEVADELSDALTAVGYVRVPVTADTGKPDARSTVAEFDHSNDESLWHKRLHCSADPGRPTHVHIRVDGWPGQQFALLFVDWLRANPGVQSDYLELKRRVAAQGHATTGAYAEAKEPWFLDAYRRAWEWADTTGWKP, encoded by the coding sequence GTGCTGCGCATTGGGCTGTCCGGCGGGATCGGCGCCGGGAAATCGACTGTGTCCTCGACGTTTCATGAGTTGGGCGGGATCATCGTCGACGGTGACGTGATCGCCCGCGAGGTCGTCGAACCGGGCACCGAGGGGCTGGCCAAGCTCGTGGACGCGTTCGGCCGGGAGATCCTGCATCCCGACGGCGCGCTGAACCGGCCCGCGCTGGCGGCGATCGCGTTCAGCGACGAGGAGAAGCGCCAGACGCTCAACGGCATCGTGCACCCGCTGGTGGCGCACCGGCGCTCCGAACTGATCGCGGCCGCCGCCGAGGACGCCGTCATCGTGGAGGACATCCCGCTGCTCGTCGAGTCCGGGATGGCGCCGATGTTCCCGCTGGTGGTGATCGTGCACGCCGACGAGGAGCTGCGGGTCAAACGGCTGATCGAGTACCGGGGCTTCACCGAGGCCGACGCCCGCGCCCGCATCGCCGCGCAGGCCACCGAGGAGCAGCGCCGCGCCGTGGCCGACGTGTGGCTGGACAACTCGGGCAGCGCCGGGCAGCTGGTGGAGGCGGCGCGCGAGCTGTGGCACAGCCGGATCCTGCCGTTCGCCCACAACCTGCACGAGAACCGGCCCGCCCGGCCGACGCCGGCGCTGGTGCCCTACGACCCGACCTGGCCGGACCAGGCCCGGCGCATCCTCGCCCGGCTCAACACCGCGTGCGGGCACCGCGCGGTGCGCATCGACCACATCGGGTCGACGGCGGTGCCGGGAATGGACGCCAAGGACGTGATCGACGTCCAGGTGACGGTGCCGTCGCTGGAGGTGGCCGACGAGCTCAGCGACGCGCTGACCGCGGTGGGCTATGTACGGGTTCCGGTCACCGCCGACACCGGCAAACCCGACGCCCGCAGCACGGTCGCCGAGTTCGACCACAGCAACGACGAGTCGTTGTGGCACAAGCGGCTTCACTGCTCGGCGGATCCGGGCCGGCCCACCCACGTGCACATCCGGGTGGACGGCTGGCCGGGCCAGCAGTTCGCGCTGCTGTTCGTGGACTGGCTGCGCGCCAACCCGGGGGTGCAGTCCGACTACCTGGAGCTCAAGAGGCGGGTCGCCGCGCAGGGCCACGCGACCACGGGTGCGTACGCCGAGGCGAAGGAACCGTGGTTCCTCGACGCCTACCGGCGGGCGTGGGAGTGGGCCGACACCACCGGCTGGAAGCCCTGA